From the Macaca nemestrina isolate mMacNem1 chromosome 2, mMacNem.hap1, whole genome shotgun sequence genome, the window tgagaatttcaagccagtggatctgaGCTTGCTGAGCTCTGTGGGGGTAGGACCCTCCAAGCCcaaccacttggctccctggcttcagcaccctttccaggggagtaaacagttctgtctcactggcgttccaggcaccactggggtatggaaaaaaaaCTCCTACAGTtcgctcggtgtctgcccaaacgactgcccagttttgtgcttgaaatccaGGGCCGTGGTGGCAtaggcaccagagggaatctccGGGTCTGTGGGTCgcgaagactgtgggaaaagcacagtatctggccagaatgcaccattcctcatggcatggcacagtccctcattgCTTCCCTTGGGTAGGGGAGAGATTTCCCTGACcctttgcacttcctgggtgaggcaactccccaccctgctttggctcgccctcagtgggctgcacccactgtccaaccagccccagtgagatgaaccaggtacctcagttggaaatgcagaaatgacCTGCCTTCTGCAtcgatcttgctgggagctgcacactggagctcttcctattcggccatcttgccagcaaccctccatcttctagaagttttatagtttcaggtcttaggtttaagtacttaatccatcttgagttgattttttataagGTGAGAGAGAAGGATCCAGTTTCTTTCTCCTatatgtggctagccaattattccagcaccatttgttgaaaagggcttcctttccccactttatgttttgtttactttgttgaagatcagttggctgtgagtatttgggtttatttctgggttctctattctgttccaatggtctatgtgcctgtttttgtatgagtaccatgctgttttggtgactgtggccttatagtatagtttgaaatcaggtagtgtgatgcctccagatttgttctttttgcttagtcttgctttgtctatgtgagctcttttttggttccatatgaattttagaattgttttttctaactctgtgaagaatgatggtggtattttgatggggattatgctgaatttgtagattgcttttggcagtatggtcattttcacaatattgattctaccaatacatgagcatgggatgtgtttccatttgtttgtgtcatctgtgatttctttcagcagcattttgtagttttccttgtagaggtctttcaacttctgtgttaggtatattcctaagtattttaggtatttttttgcagttgtaaaaggggttgagttcttgatttgattctctgcttggtcgctgttggtgtatagaagagctactgatttgtgtacattaattgtGTATCCGGAAACTTTGCGGAATTCCTTTATGAGTTCtgggagctttctggaggagtcttagGGACTCCTAAGGTAAACAGTcgtgtcatcagcaaacagggacagtttgacttcctcttcactgatttggatgccctttatttatttctcttgtctgattgctctggctaggacttccagtactatgttgaagaggagtggtgagagtgggcatctttgtcttgatCCTGTTCTccgagggaatgctttcaacttttccccattcagtattatgttggctgtgggtttgtcatacattgcttttattacattaaagtatgtcccttgtatgctgatttaactgagggttttaatcataaaggatgctggattttgtcaaatgctttttctgcacctattgagatgatcgtgtgatttttgttcttcttttaagaattacATTTATTACATGTATTGACTTGAgtatgttaaaccatctctgcatccctggtatgaaacccacttgatcatggtggattatctttttgatatgttgttagactcagctagtattttgttaaggattttagcgtCTGTGTTCATCAAAGATAgcggtctgtagttttcttctttgggtgcgtcctttcctggttttggtattagggtgatgctggcttcacagaatgaattagggagtgttccttctttctccatcttGTGGAATAGTATCAAAAGGATTGGTActaattctttgaatgtctggtagaattctgctgtgaatccatctggtcctggacatttttgttggtaattttttaattaccatttcagtctCACTGCTTGCTATCGGTCTGTTCAGAGTATCTAATTAtttctgatttaagctaggatggttgtatttttccaggactTTATCTGTTTcgtctacattttctagtttatgtgtgtaaaggtattcatagtagccttgaatgatcttttgtatttcagtggtgtcagtaatatctcctgtttcgtttcttagtgaggttatttggatttttctctgttcttttcttggttaatcttgctaatgatctatccattttatttatcttttcaaataaccacctttttgtttcatttgtctattgtattttttgtttcagtttcatttagttctgggAATGGTGGCAGTGGGTTGGGTGGGTGAGTAGGTTTTCAAGCCACTGGGCAGCAAACATGGGCAATGGCAGTAGTAGTAGTGGGACAACCCTCTGGGATCCAAGCAGTCAGCGGTGGTTTTGGCGGTGGCTATGATGGGCTGCGTGGGCCAGTCCTCAGACTTGCTGGTGGCATATGTGGGTGGGTGCCAGCTGTGATGGTAATGGCAGGTTGATTGGGCCCAGACTCTGGGAGGAGTGCTCAGGTGCCAATGGTGGTGTCCTGGGCAGGGCAATCCCCAGATCTCTGGACCATGTGCTTGGTTACTGGTGGAGATGAAGCAAGGCTGGGCAGATCTGCCCCCAGGTTCCCAAGGTGTTGTGTGCAGGTGCTGGCTGTTGTAGGCAGGGGTGGGATGATTTCCAGGCCACCAGCAGAATGCTTAGGTTGGGGCAGTAGCAGCTGCATTGTAGCTCTGCTGCTAGGGAGGGTGGGTTTGCTTTCAGTGAGTTGCTCTTGCAGATGGTGAATGTCAGTGGGTCTCTAGGGATGTGGAGATGCAGGGGCTGTAGGGCCGGGCCCCAGGGCAAGATGCAGGTCCACTAGGAGCTGGGCTCTCAAAATAGTGCCATGCTACAGTTCCTTAGGTCTTGGGTGTTTGTGGTACCTAGTGTGAGCTCCCTCTTGAGCAGTGCTTTCATGTGGTCTCCAGGTAATGCCCTGTTAGTCTTGAGACCCACAAGGGTCAAGGGGCTATTTGGTGATTAGGATTGTAGGAGtccttggtgggaatgtagattgcTGGGGATTGCtcactttccttttcctccagTTAGGCAGCCTCTGTAGACTCCTAGCTAATCCTGTCAAGACAGGCTGCTTTGCTTCATTCCTTGCTTTTGATGCTTCCTGTCATTTTGAATTCCACTATTCGCTGTTAGATCTACGTGAAGTATGATTGTCTGCTCATTATTCTGGTTCCCCTCTGTGGAAGAGGTGAGCACTGAATGtatctagtcagccatcttgcttGAAGTCCCTCCTGCttcacagatttttatttttgacaatgATTTATGTGATTGCTTATGACTAGAAAGCCATCACTGCCCAGGTAGAAGAGAAGCGCAGGAAGAAACAACTGGAGGAAgagcaaagaaagaaggaagaacaagAAGAGGAGCTTCGCTTAGCACAGGAACGTGAAGAGATGCAGAAACAGTATGAAGAAGACATacttaagcaaaaacaaaaggaagtagGTATTTACATTCTAATTGTAACtttgatttttgattttgtttttgagacagggtctcactcttctgctcaggttggagtacagtggtgcaatcatagctcactgcagtcttgacctctgGGTACAAGTTGtccttccaccttggtctcctcagtagcagggactacaggcatgtaccaccacatttggctgatttttttgttggtGTGTggaggagacagggtctcactatgttgcctaggctggtctcaagctcttgggctcaagcgatccttccacctcagcctcctaaagtattggtattacaggtgtgagctaccatgttTGGCATCCtaacattttagaataaaaatggatgtatttttaaaggaaaaataaccaGAAGTtgaacatttctattattttgaaattgtgaAGCTATGTATGGACATGTCAGACCTTCACATAAAGTTAGGAAAGAGGGAAGCTTGAGAAAGTTTCATTATTTCACATGATAATAGTTCTCAAATGTTATATTGGTTTGGCTTTTTCTGTAGAGGAGGTCACAGCACAAAGCAGGTGTTACCTATGCACTTCATTTTTATCTACTCCTAGTTTCTTTGCTTCATTTCTAagcaataattattaataattattctaGGTATGTTAAGAGAAATGATTGACCTATCAGTATCCACTTATGAACAGGAACATACATTTGCAGAATAATTGGCTGGGATTGATGATACAATTTGTGACTGTCCTAGAGATCTCTGtgttaaatgactttttttttttttttgagacagagtctcgctcagttacccaggctggagtgcagtggcgtgatctccgctcactgcaagctccgcctcctgggttcacgccattatcctgcctcagcctcccaagtagctgggactacaggcatccgcttccacgcctggctaattttttgcatttttagtagagatggggtttcaccgtgttagccaggatggtctcgatctcctgacctcgtgatccacccacctcggcctcccagagtgctgggattacaggcgtgagccaccgcgcctggcctaaatggcctttttaaaaagtagatactAGGAGACAACATAGGTATGCATACATACCTATCTTGTCTGCACCACTAGGAGAACCCTAAGTGGTGTAGACAAGATAGGTATGTATGGTGGTGGTACCATATTTGAGCTAACCTAACAAAAATACTCACTtgctaaagttttaaaatgtagagCACTTTAAACGTTTTCTTGCTTTTTGCTGCAGTTTTCCCCCTTGGCAACCTTCACTCCAAAATTGGCTAGTAAAGGGACACATGGTCTGGGTTCCAGTTTCATTGAGTTGAATAGGCTGAGCCGGTTACCCCTATGTAACATGAGGAAATCAGTAAAGTATCATTTGAACTGCAAGAAGTGGTCATAAACCTTgtgtttaccttttaaaatatatttttaaatgtaatagaacagtttttaaaactttgaaaacttTTAGTATAGATTTGAAATGGGTAAAAAGAGTTACCATATTTGTGATTGAATACAGCTGTagaaaaagatgttaaaatgtaAGCTCCAGAAGGGCAGGAACTTTTGCCTTGTTGACTGTTCTAACCTTAGTATGTAAAcaagtgcctgacacataggagaagcttagaaaatatttactgagaggAAATAGTCAAGTCTTTGTATGTTTAATAGTTGTATTTAATAACACATCAATATTGACAGGAAATCATGACTGTCAAGACAAATGAGCTATTCCAGACAATGCAGCGAGCGCAGGAACTGGCACAGAGACTAAAACAAGAACAGAGAATCCGAGAATTGGCGCAAAAGGGACATGACACTTCTAGATTGATTAAAAATCTTGGTGGTAAGGGCTTAACCagaactttatttataatatttttagaagatgattttaaataattccttttttctGTGTTTGGAGAAAAGgactcattctgttgcctaggctagagtgcagtggtgccatcacagctcactgcaaccttgtattttttgtagacatggaatctcgctttgttgcccaggctggtcttgaactactgccTTCAgatgaccctcccaccttggcctcccaaagtgttgggattacaggtgtgagtcattgcacccagcctaaatgATTGCCTATTTTTAATACCTTTAATATACCTACTATTTTTGTAGGAATTTCAGACCTTAAACTAGTGTAATTTTATAAATAGGAATGCTTAATTTATGTGGAAAATTgcaataaaagcagaaataatgttaaaatgtgttaaataatgttaaaataataggtaaaatgtgtactttttgtgtctgtttttacagaGAACAATTATGAAATGATCTCCCTAAATTCCATAACCGATAGGAATGTGGGTAACTTTTTGTAAGAAAATTTTTATTGCAGTGTTCATCCTGATTAAGTGAAAATTATTGTATTTAGTTGCTGctatacatacataatttttattaatattccttaAGTGTTGTTTTATCAGGTAATTTCTCTTTGCCAGTTGATACAATACAAATGGAATATAATGCATCTACTAACATTTCAAATTCAAGACATGATTCTGATGAAGTCAGCGGCAAAATGAATACATACACGAATTATACAACTTCTAAGAAGGATACTGGTGTGCAAACAGGTATTTGTGTAGAAACTGTGgtttgatttaaaatttaaagtcatAATTAAAGCAATTAGAATTAAGTTCaatttaaaagttcaaaaattaatgaaaggTGAGGTTTTCAGTAAGTTACAAAATAAAGGGATAACAGCTTTGTTGAAATATGTCACATACCACAAAATTTAccctacagttttttttttggtattcagTGGTGCAACCATTACCGCAATCAATTCTAAAACATTTTGATCACTCTAGAAAGAAACACTGTACCCATTACTTgtcactttctatttctttcttctttctcctccagtTAACGTTCTGTCTTTGAATATTtctgcctgttctggacatttcatgtaactGGAATTAGACCACATAGTcttctctggcttctttctcttagcatgttttaaggtttatccatgttgtagcatgtgtcagtacttcattcctgtTTGTCactgaataaatacatttataataccACATTTTTATTCATGAGTTGATGAGCATTGgtgttatttccactttttggctattaatatgctgctgtgaatattcatATATAGATTTTTGTGGCTGtacatttttagttcttttgagagaagagtagaattgctgagtcatgaGTAACAGGTACTGTTATGTTTAGCATTTTGAAGAACCACCAAACTCTTCTCCAAAGCAGtggtatcattttacatttccaccatcaGTGCATGTGGGTTCTGATTCTCTATATTCTTGCCAACCCTTGTTATTCTACTATTGTGAAGTGTTAGGTGATTTTGGTTTGCATCTCCCCCAGTGactgatgatgttgagcatcttttcatgattATCAATTCATAGAGATGGAAATTAGAGTGGTGGTTGCCAGTGGTTGGGAGTATGAGGGGTTGTTCTTTAATGAGTATAAtagagttttggttttgttgaaaatcaatgaaagaaaaaagtctcaGAGGGCAGTAATTGTTTAATGTTTTGGGGAAagttgtttaaaattaaaaattttgtttataatttttaaaaatcatttgaaacttttttttagatGACTTAAATATAGGAATATTCACCAATGCAGAATCACATTGTGGATCATTAATGGAGAGGGACATCACAAATTGTTCATCTCCTGAGATTTCGGCAGAACTTATTGGACAGTTTAGCACcaagaaaaacaagcaagaacTAACTCAGGATAAAGGAGCCagcttagaaaaagaaaacaatcggTATAATGACCAGTGTAATCAGTTCACAAGaatagagaaacaaacaaaacacatgaaGAAATATCCTAAAAGGCCTGATTGGAATATAAATAAGCCACCTAAAAGGTATATTCCAGCATCAGAAAAGTACCCTAAACAGCttcaaaagcaaagagaagaaaaaaaagtaaggagGCAGATGGAATTGCTTCAtttggtagaaaaaaataatcctgGGCACATCTCTCAAAACAGAGGCATTTCACCAGaaatttttcattcatctcaTCAAGAAACTGAGTCAAAGTTCAGGTGGCATCTAGTCAAAAAGGTAAAGCTCTTCCATCTTAGAAGATGTGTCGATATTTCTAGATTCAAAACAGTTTCTCACATGTATGCTTTGGTAAGGCTGTTCTGATCTGTTTCCGTTTACATTAGGGATCAGCAAACTATATCCCATGGGCAAATCCAGGCTGCTACCCgcttttgtaaaattttatacGAACATAGTCAATTCATTCTTTTATGAATTGTCTATGGCTGACTTCACACAACAGACTAGCAACAGAAACaatatggcccacaaagctgaAAAGGTTTTCTTATTGAGTCCTTTACATTTAACACAACTTCTATAGATGAATGCTGTGTGTTCAAATACTCCTTTAAAACCCTTGTTTATAGTCCATATAGACAGAGGTCAGTTTGGGAGATTAGGAACTACTGGATTAGTTTGACTCTGGAAAAATATTGAATCTATCTATTCTGTTGCTCAGTTGGTACCTGTTATTCAAATATTACCCTCAGATTATTTCAATAAGTAGCTCTAAAAATATTTGTGGGGACATGTGAAAATGCTATATATTCCTTTCTGCATTTATCCATCTTTTAGGAAGAAGAGCCTttgaatattcattcattcagcaaggaAAGGTATGTATGCATCAGATTAATTCTGCAGCTATTTAGTGCTTTCTGTATGGGACAAAAAAGGGATTCAAGATCTGGACGGCATGAGGCATATAGTTATATATAGAGAACAGTCAGAAAGGGTGTGGCTTCCAGGTAAGGGTTAGAGGATTAAGGGATAGGGTGGCACTTTAGCTGGAGCTTGAAGGCCCGTGTTGGACTGGGCCTAGGCAGGAATGTAGATAACATTTACTTTTATCTCTAGACTTAATTAACTAAGTGATTTTGATATTCCAGGTATGTCACTAGCAGAATAGGCATTCTGCTTTGGGAGGAGGGATGGCCAGGAGTGGTGAATGGGAAGAAATGACTGATAAGGACAATGAGAAATTCAGTCAATGAGAGATTTAGGAATTAGAAATCTTTATTCTGTCTTTGTGCATGAACCAGCTGGTTTAGTTGTCTCAGAATGGGGCTTAAAAACAAGTTTCGTTCAGATGGTGAGTATATTATTATATGGTGAATTATCTAAGGAGAAAACAGTAGGCTCAGATTAACCAAACCAGCAGTGTTCCTCAGGATCTAGTAATTAAATTTCTTCCTTGTGCTACAGTACACATACCATAGCTAGTgctagtaaaaacacaaataaataccATTCTTTTCCCCTGTTTTCTGGAATGATATTATAGAGCTCAGGCTTCTATGCATATATTCCCAAAGGTGTTACAGGTACATTTAGAATAAAGTGAAATGGGCCAGGcatgtggctcacgcttgtaatcccagcactttgggaggccaaggcaggtggatcacctgaggtcaggagttcaagaccagccctggccaacgtggtgaaccctgtctctactaaaaatacaaaaactagctgggcacagtggcgtgcgcatgtaatcccagctacttgggaagccgagacaggacaggttgcttgaacccaggaggcagaagttgcagtgagctcagatcacaccactgcactccagcctgggcagcagagcaagacttcgtttCATAAAGTGAAATGTGATCAAAGAGAGATACTTAATCTAAATACACAATTTTTTACTAAGgctcctatttttcttttttttaataggtcTCCATCACCACCAGTTCCAGCAGTGAAAAACAGAACCCAACAAACTCAAAATACATTACACTTACCACTAAAAAACAGTAGCTATGAGAGACAGAATTTGATTTCAGGAGGTAATCAAACAGAATTATCACCTGGAATTTCTGAATCATCCCATTTTATTCCCTATGTTCGAACAAATGAGATCTACTACCTTGATCCCGATGCACCATTGTCTCAGCCTTCAACCCAGGACCCTCAGTACCAAAATTCACAAGGTAAGTAAATATAAGCATTCTAACTGTAAAAATTGACCCATGTAAACCCCCAACTTTAAATTCCAAATTAGTAATTCCTGCACTTAGTTCTAGAAAGTTTCTTACAATGTTTGCTCCTGGAGAGAGGAAGGAATTTTCTCTTGAATATGTCTTAAATTTTGCTTAGTACTTTCCTAGGATACATATTTATTAATGACTCCTTAGAATATTATATAGCACAGGGCTGTATCATTTTACTAATGTAATTGGCTGATTTGTTACTTTCATCTCGCTTTAGACTGTGGCCAAGAACGACAGCTATTTGATTCTGACTGTGTCAGGGATCCACTTCTTAatcctaacatggtgaaaaataGGGATCGACAGCAAGCAATCCTTAAGGGACTTTCAGAACTGAGACAGGTATGAGCTTTTTCAAGTGTAGATGTGTCTGTTCTTTATGTGGCGTGGGCGGTTCGGGGAACATGTTGAATGGCTGTTTTAAGTTACTTTGATGCATCCCAGGTTTTAACAAGTATTTCAGTTCCCGTATGTTGAACACAAATAAAATGGGACTTTCCTTGGACTTGCTTTTACATTGCCGTCTTTGAGTAGTTCTTTCCAGTACGAAATCATGAGACAGTTCCAAAATTAAGACAAGTTTATTGAGtaaaaaaaatgcatacattgGAACGGCAAAACATCAATAAGGccctaaaacaaaaaatacagttaCGCTTTAACAAATTCTTAGCAAtatgtggcttttaaaaaaaattgacgtGTTGGCAGTGTTTAGAACATTGACGTACATCCCAAATAGTAGTAAATTCAGTATGAAATTATACGTATAACCTTACTCACCAGATTACTTTTTCTCCCAAACTATTGTGACTTCTCATTATTTTACTCTCTGATTAAAACGGGTGACATCCTTACAACCTTTGCTCCATCCCTTGGGCTTTAAAAAGAATGGCTGTAGTTAGCTTTGATTCACTATATACTCTGTACTCAGGGAAGAATAAGCTTGTTGTTTATAAGTGCCCTTTTCCATGTCTTCATGTACCAATACCCTCTGCATTTCAAAATGCTGACTCAGATGTCTTCCCTCTACAGAACTAGAAAATTGTCCCCTTTGGTCTATTTACTCATTTGAAGACAAACAGGATTACTAAGagttttacataaattatttctttagagTGACAAAGTGTTAATTTACTTCTTGCTTAGTGGAGACAAAAATTGtgagataaagagaaaggaatatgATGTACACATTTACCCACAAATATAGTGCCCAGTGTTATTTCAGCAGGACCCTTCTATTAGCATCTAAGGTAAGGTTAGGACAGTCAAGATAAACACTggatgttggccaggcacagtgtggctcaagcctgtaatcccagcactttgggaggccgaggcaggtggatcacgaggtcagcagatcaagaccatcctggctaacacagtgaaaccctgtctctactaaaaacacaaaaaattagctgggtgtggtggtgggtgcctgtagtcccagctatttgggaggcaggagaatggcgtgaatctgggaggcggagcttgcagtgagccgagatcgcaccactgcactccagcttgggcaacacaacaagactccgtctcaaacaaaacaaaacaaaataaaaaaacactgtATGTATGTTAAGAGAGACGCCTCCTAGTATCTAAGAGCAGTTGGGGGTGGATTGGGGGAGAGGGAATGACTTCATTTACCCCCATAGTTTTGGAGgcttgatttttaagaaaattctcATCCCTACTGATTTTTATGCTAAAAATACAATCTTACAAATGTGATAGCTATATATCCAAATGAAGTGGTCTAGTACAAGCATTTCTGAAAAATTGTTGAATGACAATTTTATCCTAAGCAATATGTTTTCCAAGTGAATAGAATTCTAGTTTAACACAACATTGCAAGTCAGGTGTGCACATTTTACTAACATATATCAATGTGATTTCAGGGCCTTCTCCAGAAGCAAAAGGAGTTGGAAAGTAGTCTCCTGCCTTTAGCTGAAAATCCAGAAGATAATTTTGgttcttcattttaaatgtagaaaatcAAATCATTCACATTTGATTTGTGTCTTCCAAATTATAAAATGTGCTCACTGGCTCAACGGTATTTTTCAAATagcctagattttatttttttaaatgctcattaAAAACTTGTATACTATGTAGTAAAATGCTGTACTTGTTCTATACAATAAAACAGATACTTTTGTAAAAGCTTAGTAGTAAAAAAAAACATGTTCTTCTGCTCTGTCACCACCTGAGTATTGAAGCCCTataaaaaaaaacactacttACCTTAATATAGTCTGGCGTTCCTGGGACCTCACAGTGTTCTTTCACACTTTTTATGTAACTTATTAAGTGAAATACCACTCATGCATTTGTTCTAAAGTGCCAAAGTTCAGTTCTATCTAACTTATTAACACGTCTAGACCCATAACTCTATATAACTTTACTAAAATAACAAATTCAATTTAAGCTTCTGTGgaaattgtt encodes:
- the LOC105482439 gene encoding coiled-coil domain-containing protein 66 isoform X8; this translates as MGNKTKIAKCPLRTKTGHILKSTQDTCIGSEKLLQKKTVGSETSQAKGEKNGMTFSSIKDLCKQCVDKDCLHIQKEISPATPNIQKTRNTVNTSLVAKQKPHKKHITAENMKSSLVCLTQDQLQQILMTVNQGNRSLSLTENGKEAKSQYSLHLNSISNQPKDENIMGLFKKTEMVSSVPAESKSVLNEHQDTSKQCEQKIAIENEWKPADIFSTLGEREHDRSSLEAKKAQWRKELDEQVALKKKEKEVSEKWNDPWKKSESDKIIWEKLQILDQSRETVLLEHPFSAVKQELQRKWIEELNKQIEDDRQRKIEEKIIYSKGEEHDRWAMHFDSLKSYPGSQSQLSSRSTHKQPEYFCVSPDTQELADVSSVCTPTTGSQVEPSEVEHRAKPIKDVVMANSKKTNFFRSMTALLDPAQIEERDRRRQKQLEHQKAITAQVEEKRRKKQLEEEQRKKEEQEEELRLAQEREEMQKQYEEDILKQKQKEEIMTVKTNELFQTMQRAQELAQRLKQEQRIRELAQKGHDTSRLIKNLGVDTIQMEYNASTNISNSRHDSDEVSGKMNTYTNYTTSKKDTGVQTDDLNIGIFTNAESHCGSLMERDITNCSSPEISAELIGQFSTKKNKQELTQDKGASLEKENNRYNDQCNQFTRIEKQTKHMKKYPKRPDWNINKPPKRYIPASEKYPKQLQKQREEKKVRRQMELLHLVEKNNPGHISQNRGISPEIFHSSHQETESKFRWHLVKKEEEPLNIHSFSKERSPSPPVPAVKNRTQQTQNTLHLPLKNSSYERQNLISGGNQTELSPGISESSHFIPYVRTNEIYYLDPDAPLSQPSTQDPQYQNSQDCGQERQLFDSDCVRDPLLNPNMVKNRDRQQAILKGLSELRQGLLQKQKELESSLLPLAENPEDNFGSSF
- the LOC105482439 gene encoding coiled-coil domain-containing protein 66 isoform X15, whose translation is MMGNKTKIAKCPLRTKTGHILKSTQDTCIGSEKLLQKKTVGSETSQAKGEKNGMTFSSIKDLCKQCVDKDCLHIQKEISPATPNIQKTRNTVNTSLVAKQKPHKKHITAENMKSSLVCLTQDQLQQILMTVNQGNRSLSLTENGKEAKSQYSLHLNSISNQPKDENIMGLFKKTEMVSSVPAESKSVLNEHQDTSKQCEQKIAIENEWKPADIFSTLGEREHDRSSLEAKKAQWRKELDEQVALKKKEKEVSEKWNDPWKKSESDKIIWEKLQILDQSRETVLLEHPFSAVKQELQRKWIEELNKQIEDDRQRKIEEKIIYSKGEEHDRWAMHFDSLKSYPGSQSQLSSRSTHKQPEYFCVSPDTQELADVSSVCTPTTGSQVEPSEVEHRAKPIKDVVMANSKKTNFFRSMTALLDPAQIEERDRRRQKQLEHQKAITAQVEEKRRKKQLEEEQRKKEEQEEELRLAQEREEMQKQYEEDILKQKQKEEIMTVKTNELFQTMQRAQELAQRLKQEQRIRELAQKGHDTSRLIKNLGVDTIQMEYNASTNISNSRHDSDEVSGKMNTYTNYTTSKKDTGVQTDDLNIGIFTNAESHCGSLMERDITNCSSPEISAELIGQFSTKKNKQELTQDKGASLEKENNRYNDQCNQFTRIEKQTKHMKKYPKRPDWNINKPPKRYIPASEKYPKQLQKQREEKKVRRQMELLHLVEKNNPGHISQNRGISPEIFHSSHQETESKFRWHLVKKEEEPLNIHSFSKERSPSPPVPAVKNRTQQTQNTLHLPLKNSSYERQNLISGGNQTELSPGISESSHFIPYVRTNEIYYLDPDAPLSQPSTQDPQYQNSQDCGQERQLFDSDCVRDPLLNPNMVKNRDRQQAILKGLSELRQGLLQKQKELESSLLPLAENPEDNFGSSF
- the LOC105482439 gene encoding coiled-coil domain-containing protein 66 isoform X2, encoding MGNKTKIAKCPLRTKTGHILKSTQDTCIGSEKLLQKKTVGSETSQAKGEKNGMTFSSIKDLCKQCVDKDCLHIQKEISPATPNIQKTRNTVNTSLVAKQKPHKKHITAENMKSSLVCLTQDQLQQILMTVNQGNRSLSLTENGKEAKSQYSLHLNSISNQPKDENIMGLFKKTEMVSSVPAESKSVLNEHQDTSKQCEQKIAIENEWKPADIFSTLGEREHDRSSLEAKKAQWRKELDEQVALKKKEKEVSEKWNDPWKKSESDKIIWEKLQILDQSRETVLLEHPFSAVKQELQRKWIEELNKQIEDDRQRKIEEKIIYSKGEEHDRWAMHFDSLKSYPGSQSQLSSRSTHKQPEYFCVSPDTQELADVSSVCTPTTGSQVEPSEVEHRAKPIKDVVMANSKKTNFFRSMTALLDPAQIEERDRRRQKQLEHQKAITAQVEEKRRKKQLEEEQRKKEEQEEELRLAQEREEMQKQYEEDILKQKQKEEIMTVKTNELFQTMQRAQELAQRLKQEQRIRELAQKGHDTSRLIKNLGDMESRFVAQAGLELLPSDDPPTLASQSVGITVDTIQMEYNASTNISNSRHDSDEVSGKMNTYTNYTTSKKDTGVQTDDLNIGIFTNAESHCGSLMERDITNCSSPEISAELIGQFSTKKNKQELTQDKGASLEKENNRYNDQCNQFTRIEKQTKHMKKYPKRPDWNINKPPKRYIPASEKYPKQLQKQREEKKVRRQMELLHLVEKNNPGHISQNRGISPEIFHSSHQETESKFRWHLVKKEEEPLNIHSFSKERSPSPPVPAVKNRTQQTQNTLHLPLKNSSYERQNLISGGNQTELSPGISESSHFIPYVRTNEIYYLDPDAPLSQPSTQDPQYQNSQDCGQERQLFDSDCVRDPLLNPNMVKNRDRQQAILKGLSELRQLPKVSPQRGGCCAKAAPSTLILIQALELLGRSQTSLVS